Within the Pseudomonas fulva genome, the region ACCCTCGGCCTGCGCGTGGCCAACCCCAGGGAACGTGCCGTGCAGGCGCTTACCGAAGTCGGCCTGGCCCATCGTCTGGAAGCCTTTCCCGCCACCCTGTCCGGCGGCGAATCCCAACGTGTGGCGCTGGCCCGCAGCCTGGTGCGCGAACCGAAACTGCTGCTGCTCGACGAGCCCTTCGCCGCGCTCGATGCGCTGACCCGCATCCGCATGCACCGGCTGATCATCGACCTGTGGCAAAGGCACACCCCGGCGGTGCTGCTGGTCACCCATGACGTCGACGAGGCGATCCTGCTCGCCGACCGCATCATCGTGCTGCAGCACGGGCGCATCGCCGAAGCACTGCAGGTCGACCTCGCTCGCCCGCGGGACAATGGCCAGGCCGGCTTCAACGCCATCCGCACGCGCCTGCTGGCCCTGCTTGGCGTAGAAAAGGATGACCCGGAAAGCATCGGCCGTGACCACAACCCTTTCCTGGCGCAGGACTACCCGCTCAACGCCATTGCTATCTAGAGAGGGAAGCAGCCCATGAAAAACCAGCTGTCTCGCCTCACCCGCCTGCTGCTCGCCAACCTGCATGGCGACAGCGTCAGCGTGCTGATCGGCTGGCCTGGTGTGCCGCCAGCCGGCGAGCCGATGTGTCGCCAACACTGACCGTCTAACCGGATAGCACACCGGACAGCCCCAGCACGTTTTCGAGCGATCCACCACCGCCTTGTCGCTCACCACCACGCCACGAACCGCACCGGTGAAAGCTGGCGCGTAGCGGCTTCGTACACCTGTGGAAACCCTGCGGACGCAACCTTGCCGGCCGTGGTTCCCAGCTTCGCGTGCCCCTCATTGGAAGAACCGGGACAAAGAGATGAAAAAAACCTACTCCGCGATCCACCTGCTCGCCTCCTGCGCCCTCGCCGCCGCGCTGATCGGTTGCTCGCCGTCAGACCAGCAAGCCACCAGCAACACCCTGAACATCGCCTTCTTCGGCGACAACACCACCCTGGTCAGCGTCGACCCTTTCCAGGTCTACTGGCTGGAACATCGCGTGCTGCTGCGCAATGTCGCCGAAAGCCTGACCGATCAGGACCCCAAGAGCGGCGAGATCATTCCCTGGCTGGCCAAGAGCTGGACGATCAGCGACGACGCCCTGACCTACAGCTTCCAGCTGCGCGACGACGTCACCTTCAGCAACGGCGAGCGCTTCGACGCCAAGGCCGTGAAGACCGCCTTCGACAGCAACAAGGCGCTGGCCAGCGAGCTGCCGGCGACCTTCGGCGCCACCTACCTGGCCGGATTCGACCACGCCGAAGTGGTCGACGACTTCACCGTCAAACTGGTGCTGTCGCGCCCCAACGCCGGCTTCCTGCAGGCCACCTCGACCACCAACCTGGCGATTCTCGCCCCGGCGTCCTACGCGCTGCCGGCCAAGGAGCGCTCCCTGGGCAAGATCATCGGCAGCGGCCCGTTCGTGCTCGAGCACTACACCCCGGAAGTCGGCGCCAGGCTGGTCAAGCGCAGCGGTTACGCCTGGCCGTCGGCCAACGTGAGCAACAAGGGCGAAGCCCATCTCGATGCCGTGGAGATCAGCTACATCCCCGAGGAAAGCGTGCGCAACGGCCTGTTCCTGCAAGGTAAAGCCGACATCCTGTGGCCGCGCAATCCGTTCTCGGAAGTGGACCTGAAGCTGTTGCAGTCCAAGGGTGCGACCATCCAGAGCCGCGCGCTGCCGGGGCCGTCGCTGAACCTGTTTCCCAACACCCGCAACGGCCGCGTGCTGGAAGACAAGCGCGTGCGCCTGGCGCTGCAGAAAGGCATCGACCGCAAGACCTACGCCAGCACCGTGTACCACGCCGAGTTTCCGGTGGTGCGCAGCGTCTATGACGTGACCACGCCGTTCTTCAAGGACCAGAGCGCCAAGCTGGCCTATGACCCACAGGGCGCCGAGCAGTTGCTCGACGAGGCGGGCTGGAACAAGGGCGCCGATGGCTATCGCAGCAAGGACGGCAAGCGCCTGAGCCTGAGCTACAACATCCAGGGCGCGGAAACCGCCGGCGACGTGCTGGTGCAGGATCAACTGCGCAAGCTCGGCATCGAGTTGAAGCTCGCCGTGGTCACCCGCGCCGAATGGGTCACCGCCAACGCCCAGGGCAACTATGACCTGACCTCCACCTATATGACCCGCGCCGACCCGATCATCCTGCAGACCATCATCGATCCCCGGTCCGCCAACAGCTCGACCCTGGCCACCAACCTCTACGAGCCGCAGACCCTGGAAAGGGCCAAGGCGCTGTTCGATGCCGGCATCACCGCCACCCAGGCCGAGCAACGCGCTCAGGCCTACGGCCAGTTGCAGGACCTGCTGGTCGACGAAGCCTCCGCGCTGCCGATCTACGAGCGCGTCTGGCAGGCCGCCACCGCACCGCGGGTGAAGAACTTCCGCTGGACCGCCGAAGGCTTCGCGCTGCTGAGCGATATCGAGGTGGATGGACCA harbors:
- a CDS encoding ABC transporter substrate-binding protein; this translates as MKKTYSAIHLLASCALAAALIGCSPSDQQATSNTLNIAFFGDNTTLVSVDPFQVYWLEHRVLLRNVAESLTDQDPKSGEIIPWLAKSWTISDDALTYSFQLRDDVTFSNGERFDAKAVKTAFDSNKALASELPATFGATYLAGFDHAEVVDDFTVKLVLSRPNAGFLQATSTTNLAILAPASYALPAKERSLGKIIGSGPFVLEHYTPEVGARLVKRSGYAWPSANVSNKGEAHLDAVEISYIPEESVRNGLFLQGKADILWPRNPFSEVDLKLLQSKGATIQSRALPGPSLNLFPNTRNGRVLEDKRVRLALQKGIDRKTYASTVYHAEFPVVRSVYDVTTPFFKDQSAKLAYDPQGAEQLLDEAGWNKGADGYRSKDGKRLSLSYNIQGAETAGDVLVQDQLRKLGIELKLAVVTRAEWVTANAQGNYDLTSTYMTRADPIILQTIIDPRSANSSTLATNLYEPQTLERAKALFDAGITATQAEQRAQAYGQLQDLLVDEASALPIYERVWQAATAPRVKNFRWTAEGFALLSDIEVDGP
- a CDS encoding ABC transporter ATP-binding protein → MNAHSKIDFPPAVSLRGVVRQFGDNRVIDRLDLDIAPGEFVALLGASGSGKTTLLRSLAGLDPIEGGELLAPRARAAVFQEPRLMPWKRAWKNVTLGLRVANPRERAVQALTEVGLAHRLEAFPATLSGGESQRVALARSLVREPKLLLLDEPFAALDALTRIRMHRLIIDLWQRHTPAVLLVTHDVDEAILLADRIIVLQHGRIAEALQVDLARPRDNGQAGFNAIRTRLLALLGVEKDDPESIGRDHNPFLAQDYPLNAIAI